The Lysinibacillus timonensis nucleotide sequence TACACCAATCGGTCTCATTAAACAGTAAAAAAGAGCACAATTTCTTCGGGAGAAATGCACTCATAGATTGAATCATCATTAAACTTCTTCTTGATAAATGTCTAATTTGATTGGTTTAAAGTTTAATACGATTTTAAATTCCTCTAGGTTTTCGATATGACCAAAGAAATCGTCTATATTATCATAGTCCATTGACCATTCTGATACCTCTAACTTTTTTAATTCATCTGTTGGTTCAAACAAACATTCACAGTGTAGTTGTTCCATGTGTGTGTGATTCTCACCGTCATTTAAAGTAAATTGACGTACCAAATCAAAATAAAAGAGTTCCTCTCCAGAAAACGCGGAAACACCACATTGAACTAAAATTTCCTTATCCTCTTCACCATCAACAGGGTCCTTACAAAAAGCCTTAAACGTTTCCCAAACATTTTTTATATCCTTGGAATTTTCACTAATCAGATTTTTAAGAAAGCTTTCAACATTCCTAACAGTAAGCATTGCTACACCTCCAATACTATTATGGAAATAATAATAGTAATTTAACACGCACACTTATAAAAATTAACCTTTCTCTTTAGTTTGGAATTGGCTCATCTTCATTAAATGAAATAGATTCAGCTTTGTACATTTCCCCATCCCAACCATACCTCACTTTTAGAGTACCAATACTTGCTTCAGGGATAGATACGAATACCGTTGTATAGCCATAAAGAACTCCATTCTCAGATTGATAATCTTCAATTGACCCTACTCCAGGCGATGCATCAACCGTATGATAATTAAATTCCGAATAGTCGACATGATATTTCTCTTGACCAATCGAAATTACTATTTCATTACCGTTTCGTCTCATTTTCACAAGCCGTTTAACTGCATCATTAATGGATTCAACTGGAACTTCGACGTATCTTCTGATAGGATCTTGCACTTGATTCAATACGTGAATTTCCTTTGTGGATACACCAGATCCCGCACCCGAAACTAGCGCAACAATTATATCTTTGAATTCATCTCCATTTATATCTTCATAAAAAAGGCTTGGTGCAAATTGAACATTAACCCAATTTGGAAAATTGTAAAACAATTCGCCGCCAACATGGTCGACTCCACCACCTACTTGAACAGTAAAGTTTTGTGTGGCCTCGCTATCTGCCTTATCTGCAATTAGAAATATATTTTCATACCATACATCTGAGATTATATAGGATGTTACCACCCTCTGAGCTCCGTATGCTTTTCCAGTATAGCAACATAACAACAGTATCAAAAAACTCGTAAGAAGTTTCTTCAATCTTTTTCATTCCTTTATCATTCAATAAGAGGAGGATACTAGTTAGCCTTCTTAAAGATATTTAGAGTATATTTTCTCCAAATAGACCTTTATTAACCCTTGTAAATATTACTTTCTGTAAAATCGTACGAATTAATAATTGTCTTATGATAAAAAAAGGCACTTCCCATATTGGTAAGCACCTGATAAAAGTGTAATTGAACTAGCTTTAAAAGTATTCTTCCAACTTTTGGGCAACCAGTGTTAGTTCTCTCTCGAAATCTCTCTGTGGATCTCCCCATTGATATTTTTCAAAAAAGTCTTTCCCAAATGCATCCACTATTAACTGTATATCATTAATGAAAACTCTTAATTCTTCTGTTTCTTTATCATTTAAATTTCCCTTATTCGTCGCCTGACCCAACCTATACAATAAGTCCATAGAATAAAAATTAAAATCACTGAAATTTCGAGGAAATTCGACGATTGACAACGATTGGAATGAACGGTTCTTTTGAAACTCTAATGCCAGCATATAAAATTTATGTGGTTCGATAGAATTTAAGTTTCCAGTTTCCATAGTCATTGCAGTTCGATAATAAGTAGCAATATATTCTTTATATATTTCTCTTTGCTCCCTTTCAATCAATTGATGTTGTTTAAACGCAATATATCCTAACGAAATTATAAAGATTAAAAATACAACAATAAGATACTTAGTTATTTTTTTCATGAAATGTTACCCCAATTTGTAAATTACTAATGGTCATTAATGTCACTTCTATTTTCTAATAAACAGAACTATTTATTCTTTTACTACCAACTATGTACTTGCATAATTAACATTTAAATTGCTCCTAGAAATGCGTTTCTAATTTAAACGCGCTGTACTGCCTTATCTTATTATTAACATCACTATCAGAATTATCGTATAAAAACACATAATGATTCGAAGTAAGTTATTTAATTGATTCTAAGGAACGTGCTATAAACAAAACGAAATGCTGGCGCGTAACAGGCGCGTTTGGAAGAAACTTGCCGTTTGACCCTATTGTAATGCCATTGCTTGCCAGTATTTGAACATACGGATATGACCAGTCAGATGGAGAAACATCACTAAATTCTTTTACTTCGCCCTTCATTTTTAAGTCAAATGCCTTAACTAAAATCGTCGCTAATTGTGCTCGAGTCAATGTAAATTTCGGTTTCATATCACCACGATCTCCATCAACTATACCAGCTTCGTACATTAGTTTAATTTGTTCATAATAAGGATTCGTTGTAGAAACGTCGTCAAATTCTCTAGTTGTACGGACTTTCGATAAATTAATTTCATCAACAGCGGCAAGCATTAAAAAAGCATGTTCACGTTTAATAAAATCATGGGGCTTAAATGTGCCATCGGTATAACCGTTAACAATTTTTCGTTTTTTGATTGTCTCAATTTGTTCATAATATGGATGGCTAAATGGTACATCCGTAAATGATTGCATGCGAACGAGTAGCGTATATGGTGACATACCATCATAAGAAATACTTGTAGTAACTTTTAGATCGTAAGTGCCGGCTTTAATGGCTGTCTCTAAGATTGTCGGTGTATTTTCTTGATAATTTCCCTTTTGTGCTTGGAATGAATGATCTCCGTCTAAGTAAAGGTGTCCACCAATTAGTTTGCGATCTAATTGTATTTGTATGACTCCATCTTTCTGCACATCAATTTTATAATAATCATTTGAATTGTTATAGGGCGAACCACTATAGAAAAAACCATGTAGCAATGTATTGAACGGTAATTTCATTGCATTCTCTTTATTCACGTTTTTTCCAGTCTCTGTTAGAATCGTTGGATCTACTGTTTCAGCTGAGACGGTAAAGGCATAATCTACGGACGGTTCATTTGCGTTCGAAAAATGTACTTTAACAAAGTAAGTTCCAGTATCCACGAACTGTTTCATCGTACTATCAAAACGGTAGTTAGATTGAATGTATCCAATTTTCTGTAAGTCTTTATCGTATAAGGTGAAGCCAACCAAATTTGCATTTACCTGAGAATTGAATAATATATCTGAATGCATCGTAACAATACTACGTTTTGGTATATTGATTTGGTAATAATCAGCCTTATTATTAATGCCCGAGTCTAATTCACCGATAATTCGTGTATCGAATGGGATTACATTTGCCTCTTCGGCTGTATCGTTTTTTTCTAAATCAAAACTTCCTACTTCAGATAATTTATAGGAAACGGCATATTCAACCGGTATATTTATAAAGAACTCTTCACGAATACCCACTTTATAGGTACCTGCTCGCAAATCAACATGATGTGAAGAATGATTCCCTTCTAAATCTTTTATAGAGATCGTAATCGCGCTGTTGTCAGATGTCCAAATTTGTAGCTTTGCGTCCCCTACATGTTGAAAGGTAAATGTTACACGTTGATCCTTCTCAAGTGAAATGGTGTAATAATCGATTGTACCATCAATCGTTCCATGTACAGTCTCGTCAGTTTTCCCTTCAATTTGATCATTTTCTTCCCAAATTGGATAGCTTGAAAGTTCTTCTGCCTCCGCCTCTGTAATACTAGTTGTCCATAACAAGAAAAATAGAATAAGTGATAATTTCTTCATATATTTTGCTCCTTTATATGTACCTATCATAGCATGCAGTTCTTGAAATTCTGCTCTCCAATTTTTGGTGAAATATATACAAAATGTTTAATACAACTAAAAAAACGTTGATCCCTGGTTGAATCAACGCCTTTTACAAAAATTAATATCTAATTCATAAATTTCTTTAAACTAAAAATCAATAACAAATAGAACTAATGATACGTTTATTGGCTTACTATTGTTCTAGACCAGAACTAAACTCTATCAAATCGGAAATTATATACTCTTTTTCAAACTGTTCATTTTTGTTATTAAACCATGATACATTGATTTTCTCATCACTGAATGCTTTTTTGAGATCATCATCACTCAATGCCTTTGCATAGAAGACAACTTCTTGATAATACATTGCAAAATTCTCGCTATCATTATCTTGGCTAAAGCCACTTCCATAGCTCAAACGACTAATTCCATCAATTTCATTAAAAACTTGGAGTAAATTATTAAAGTTATCGATTTCTATATCTCTCTCTTTAATAGAATCATCATGTTCCATCTGGAAATCAAATTCAAACCTTTTATAGTCGCTAATTAACCCCTTACTTCGTCCCGTTTTAATGTATTCATCTTCACTTATTGGAGAAATTATCACTTCAATTTTCAAGTTAGGTTTTGGTTCAGTGCATGCAGAAAGTAGTATTACACAAAATAGTACTGTAAATATCAAATTGACTTTTTGCATTCTATTCCCCCCCGAAACTTTATTATATCCAAAACTAACATGTATCTTGAATGAAGAATCTCTAATGTTAATTTCTCTAAACTTCCTTATCTATTAATAGTAAGAAGTTAGCGAGATCATCTCCATTAAAAAACCTAATTCCATTTACAGTTACTACTTCTTGGCTAATTTCATATGAATCAATTCTTCGTATTTGTTTCCAAGTTTTCAGAAAATGTTCTAAGTAATTAAGATTTGTAAACATTTCTGCTCTACTATTACAATCTCATCAGATATTTTTTCTTTCAGCTTTAATAATCCTTTTGTATAATCAATAAGTTGCTAATTCGATCTAGCAATTTGCTGAGCAAAATCATTTGATCTTAAACACTCTCTATGTAAACAGGTGAAGTAATATGAACGAAAATAAAGATAATATAGAAGAAGTAATTCTACTTTCTGACCCATCCCAACAATTAGTCCACCCTTTTTATAATAAACAAATCGTCTTTACAGGGGCTCTATCCACAATGACTCGTTCAGAAGCTGCAAAAAAAGTAAGAGCTTTTGGAGGAATTTTGCAAGGAGCGGTTACAAAGGAAACAGATTTTTTAATACTCGGCGATAAGCGTCGTGGAATTAGCTCAAAACAACTTAAGGCAGAACAGTTAATGAGACTTGGCATAGACATACAAATTTTACCAGAGGGTGATTTTATTTGGATTTTATCTATGCCTAAAAATCAGCTACCGCCAACTTTAGGGTAACATCGAAAACTTTAGCTTTACATCGTTAAGGAGAAAATAATAAAAAGCCTAATTCCCCGGGCATTAAATTAGGATATAGGCCTTTGCACATTTTTATTGAAAAAGTCAGAAAATACATGGCAACAAATGAGATAATTCTAGGCATGTTAGTCAAATATCTATTAATTTCTACGAGATAACATTGCAATATAAAGGCCAATCGAAATTACAAAAATTTCTAAAAGTTACTATTTACTAATCTGACAAATGAACAAAGTCATCTACTATAAGAGTAAATGCACTAGGATCTAAGTTATTCATCTCAACGATTTTATAGATAATGGATTTCACTCTATCTTTTTCTATTTCTGTTGCTTCTTTATTCGATAAAATAATAGTTATTTGAATATCTTTTTTCGAAGTAGCTGCTATCACTGCTCGAAATGCATATCCTTCTTCCACTAATTGATGATTTACTTGATCCATTATTCCACGACTTCCATAGAATAAATTCTCAATTTCCTCAAAATTCTTATTACTTTCTGCCATTTCATCAGAAATTTGTGTATGTATACTCTCAACTACCTTTTCTTCTAAATTGGAATTACTGATATATGATAGAAAGATAATCAATAATATAATGACCCCAATACTAAACAAGGTAATTTTGCCCTTTTTCAGCTTGTACACTTCCTTTTTAACTCAATATATGAGTGAACAAGAGAGAAAAGTCAACTTAATTTATCAAACACTAAAGCGCAATCCAGAAAAATAAAACTAATTTTGGTAGCAAGTCTCATATTTATCCTTCATTAATAAACTCTTACAAGCTAAACCTGTTTCGTGATAAATCTCTTTACCAATTTTTAATTCAATACTCCTATTGGAATTAGGATAACCAGGTTCTTTATTTAGAATATACAGCGTTTCCTCATCCAGCCATTGCATAGAAAAATTGCTTTTTGCATCAGCATAATAAATTACTTGACCATTATTTTTTGCATTATTATTTGTAATTTCAACCCATACATTAACACCGCCTACTGCACCACCATATGGTTCATAATAGGCATTAGCTATATATTCTTCAGTTGGTGATATTACAGGTCCGGGTCCCTTTTGAATGGATCCTCTATCAATTTTGCTAAATGTAAAGAAGTACATTTCATATACACAAATTGAAGATACAAGTACAATCCCGGACAATGTTGAAACTAGCAATTTTTTAGGAAAAGGTCGCTTATTAAAGAACGAAATTATTATATTAATACATAAAATCAAAAATAGTATAGTGGTAATAAGAGCAATTAATAAACCAAAGTAAATTAAAATATTGACCACCTCCTAAGTTCAAAAACAAATGAAAGTTTTAACAATTTCACAATACTGTACTTTACGTAAAACTGCTCCATTCTAACATAACAAAAAGCCCGTAATTGTCATTTCTTTATACCCGTCAGTGTAAAACAACTCATATTTATATCCTCAATTGGTTACCTTATTTCTAAATTTCTGTACAACAACTTGCTCAAAAACGCGAACAAGTGTATATCTTGAAGTTTCTGATTGTGGAATCCCCTGTCATAAATCTTTAATAACAAACAACATCAATTTTTCTGAGTTTATCAGATATTAATCTGTTTGATTATTCGATAACTCCTCAAGTTTCTTTTCAATCTCTTCAATCCGCATTTGTTGTTTCCAAATAACGGTTATAAATATCGTTAAAACGAAAGTGATTAATATTATTAAACCCCAAATATTGGTTAAAATAAATCCACCGAAGAAAAACATTCCGATCAAGACAACGACAAAGCAACCTAAAAAAGCAGCTAAAAAGTCTCTCAAGTTTTTACCTCCCTGTAAGTTAAATGAAATAGATGCATTTCTTACTAATGTATGCGACCGTTACTTACTCATCTACGAAAGGAAAACCTCAATTCATATTTAGTTATAGCCAAACCCTTTTGCGTTCATTTCCCCGTCTACCAATTCCATAACTCCACTTCACCTAATTGCTCCCCTTGAACAAATGAAAGGTCTTGCAATTTTAACAACTCTTTTACGGGACCTGTTACAACTGCTCCATACACAATAAACCCTTCGTCTACTAAGTATTGATATTTCTCTTCTAAATGACCAAGTCCTAAGAATTGCTCGAAATAACTTTCGGATTTAGTTAACATTTTCTCCATGTTCTTTAACATTAGCTGTTCGCTTTCGTTCACTGACTCTTCATCTAACCATCGGATTCGCATAGTTTCATGGTAATCTTCATCATGATCTTTTCCACCAGTTAAACCCAATACCTGTGAAACGATGATCATTTTACTGCTACCAGTATAAGCGCCTGGATCATAATCCTTAAATTCACCCGTATACAATGGCATCCATAGTATATGAAGATCATAATCGTGCAAAGATTCCACTAATTGCTTGGATGTCATAAAATCTGTAGTGGAAAAAGCAAGTTCTGCAACCGTTCCCTCAGGAAGTATCTCCAATGACTCCCATACATTCCGTGATGTATTAGCCTCAAGTTTTTCCCCTGTCCTTGGATCTTCAGGAAGTGAAAAGGAGAACTGTCCCAATCTATCCAAGCCGGGATGCGAATAATGAATACTCGAATTTGAGTCAGATAAACTCTTCGTTACTTCTGCTTTTCCGATAACAAAATCTTCTTGCCCAACTATTTTCGTTAAGTTGTAGGAAAAGTTCTTCGTTCCGAAAAACGTTTGTTGTTCATCTTGAATTTCAAAATCACTACGTACATTCGGAACTGTCCATTCTAAAGCAAGACTTGAGAAAAACGCATGTTCATTTGCTTCATTGAACTCATCTGCTATAATATTCACAACGTTTATATACACAGCATATAGAAACGCAATAATTAAAAATACCAATAAAACCTTGAACGGTAATGTATTTCTTGATTTTTTTATGTTTCGTTTATCAACTTCTATATTCGAATCCATCTTCTTTCCCCTTTCCATCGGCAAATTCATTGTATAATTCAACCCAAATTTTAACATATATTTTCCACTAAATGTGACTCCACAAAAAGATAAGCACTTTCCTTTTGGTGAGGAAAGCACTCGAATGAAAATAAACATACTTATGACAATCTCTAAAACAATTTATACAAATCAATACAAATGACCTTTTCTGACTAAAAAATGATGGTACTAATATATATCACTACTAAAAAAGTTAATAGAATTAAGGCAACAACGGATCTTGTTATTTCTTCTTCTCCTTCTGCATGTTTAAGTCTTTCCTTATACTTTTTCCATAAAAAATAACTTGCAACGAAAAATAAAACAGCTAAAAGAAAACTTTGACTTACAGGAAAAATGAATCCTATTATGATTAAAGCTGTTATTATTGCATAATACAGCTTATTTTTCATTTCAATCCACCTCCACTCCCCAAGGTCAAAGACATCCCATTAAATATGAGCTTCATCCAAATTTTAACATAAATAACTTATATCTTGGAATAAAATTCGAGTGCTAAAGAAAAGCTCAAAACCTAATACTCTCTATTTAATTCCCCGATAGGTGTGAAAATAATAGTTTTTCCAAATAAACGATTTGTTTCGTTTTCTAATTCTGTTTGTGACATGGGGCCATTTATTTCTTGTGTCTCTTTTTCAATTATCCAATAAGAATAATCATCATTAGTAGGATTTTTTGGCGACTTTTCTATACCTCTCTCATTAGTCTTTAAGTGCAATTGTTTTGCAACGATAAATTGATGATCCCACCACACAGCTGTCACTTTGGTTGGCACATATAAGTAATTAATAAAATTTTCATTTTCTGTTCTTACTGGTTCCTCTCCATAAATTGCAATTTGATGGGCAGATAGTCTATCAATTCGAAACCCATCATCTAAAGGGATTGTATAGTCTGCTAAGCCAGCGCATCCTGTTAAGATCAAACAGCTTAACATCAATAATAATTGTTTCAACTCACCCACCCCATTTATCAATAATGGTAATTAAATTACTTCTTTTAGCTTTAAACCTACTAAACCACTAAGATTAATAAAGAATCTTAGTAAAAAAGCGCGTTCTCTGGTAATATCGCCATTTCCCGTAACTCCAATTGAATTTAATGAATTGTTAATTCTTTAATCCTAATATAAAGCCGTTTTGCGATATTCATTATGGAGAATCGAATACTTTCGATACCTCTTAAACTAGAGAGTTTTATTTGAATTACTGCTTCTCTTTTATCTATCACTTCATTCATATCCTCCAGTTCGTTCCCAAAAATTTGAGTAAGCTCATTAACGAAATTAGTTATCTTTTCATCATTTCTTTTACCTACAAAAACTGAAATTTTTATTCGGTGTTTTTTTCCTTTCGAAAGTAACCTTTGTCTTATTACCCCAATATATGAATTGTCATTCGATTCATAATGTCTGGGATCACCAAAGAATCTTGCATGACCACAATGTTGACAAATTGCTACATTTCGAATGTTATAAAAAGTAGGACTCATTTGTTCAACATTTAAA carries:
- a CDS encoding S-layer homology domain-containing protein, whose amino-acid sequence is MKKLSLILFFLLWTTSITEAEAEELSSYPIWEENDQIEGKTDETVHGTIDGTIDYYTISLEKDQRVTFTFQHVGDAKLQIWTSDNSAITISIKDLEGNHSSHHVDLRAGTYKVGIREEFFINIPVEYAVSYKLSEVGSFDLEKNDTAEEANVIPFDTRIIGELDSGINNKADYYQINIPKRSIVTMHSDILFNSQVNANLVGFTLYDKDLQKIGYIQSNYRFDSTMKQFVDTGTYFVKVHFSNANEPSVDYAFTVSAETVDPTILTETGKNVNKENAMKLPFNTLLHGFFYSGSPYNNSNDYYKIDVQKDGVIQIQLDRKLIGGHLYLDGDHSFQAQKGNYQENTPTILETAIKAGTYDLKVTTSISYDGMSPYTLLVRMQSFTDVPFSHPYYEQIETIKKRKIVNGYTDGTFKPHDFIKREHAFLMLAAVDEINLSKVRTTREFDDVSTTNPYYEQIKLMYEAGIVDGDRGDMKPKFTLTRAQLATILVKAFDLKMKGEVKEFSDVSPSDWSYPYVQILASNGITIGSNGKFLPNAPVTRQHFVLFIARSLESIK
- a CDS encoding BRCT domain-containing protein; protein product: MNENKDNIEEVILLSDPSQQLVHPFYNKQIVFTGALSTMTRSEAAKKVRAFGGILQGAVTKETDFLILGDKRRGISSKQLKAEQLMRLGIDIQILPEGDFIWILSMPKNQLPPTLG
- a CDS encoding DUF5412 family protein, coding for MVNILIYFGLLIALITTILFLILCINIIISFFNKRPFPKKLLVSTLSGIVLVSSICVYEMYFFTFSKIDRGSIQKGPGPVISPTEEYIANAYYEPYGGAVGGVNVWVEITNNNAKNNGQVIYYADAKSNFSMQWLDEETLYILNKEPGYPNSNRSIELKIGKEIYHETGLACKSLLMKDKYETCYQN
- a CDS encoding anti-sigma factor yields the protein MDSNIEVDKRNIKKSRNTLPFKVLLVFLIIAFLYAVYINVVNIIADEFNEANEHAFFSSLALEWTVPNVRSDFEIQDEQQTFFGTKNFSYNLTKIVGQEDFVIGKAEVTKSLSDSNSSIHYSHPGLDRLGQFSFSLPEDPRTGEKLEANTSRNVWESLEILPEGTVAELAFSTTDFMTSKQLVESLHDYDLHILWMPLYTGEFKDYDPGAYTGSSKMIIVSQVLGLTGGKDHDEDYHETMRIRWLDEESVNESEQLMLKNMEKMLTKSESYFEQFLGLGHLEEKYQYLVDEGFIVYGAVVTGPVKELLKLQDLSFVQGEQLGEVELWNW
- a CDS encoding DUF3997 domain-containing protein gives rise to the protein MKQLLLMLSCLILTGCAGLADYTIPLDDGFRIDRLSAHQIAIYGEEPVRTENENFINYLYVPTKVTAVWWDHQFIVAKQLHLKTNERGIEKSPKNPTNDDYSYWIIEKETQEINGPMSQTELENETNRLFGKTIIFTPIGELNREY